A genome region from Methanobacterium sp. includes the following:
- a CDS encoding CBS domain-containing protein: MQIKDIMSEEIHYIQVPGNRANALEIMRENNVSGLPIVKKGTKTLVGILTRTDLVENPDEEQIALIMTREMITVAPDDDIRDAAKKMVENNIRRVPVVDNEELVGLVTASDLINKALWKMDLNDPAENYILLNVPTTWERTPLNVAFSIMRYFNLKVLLALNNEGKPSGILTETDFLEESEVVSEQTVHNTSVGTEGDKWSWDSTNVLYVFKNHLQFSDKEVRDVATSDLAIVTTKTPVKDCANKMRQRNIEQMPVIDVEGELVGLVRAGDLIKSIID; encoded by the coding sequence AGGAAATACACTACATTCAAGTACCCGGGAATCGTGCCAATGCACTGGAAATCATGCGAGAAAACAATGTATCAGGTTTACCCATAGTAAAAAAGGGTACAAAAACATTGGTAGGCATACTCACCAGAACTGATCTGGTGGAAAACCCCGATGAAGAGCAAATTGCCCTGATAATGACCCGGGAAATGATAACTGTGGCTCCTGATGATGATATAAGAGACGCAGCCAAAAAAATGGTTGAAAACAATATTAGAAGAGTTCCAGTAGTGGACAATGAAGAGTTAGTAGGTTTAGTCACCGCATCAGACCTTATTAACAAGGCACTGTGGAAAATGGATCTTAACGACCCTGCTGAAAACTATATACTTCTTAATGTACCCACCACATGGGAGAGAACTCCCCTGAATGTTGCATTCTCCATAATGCGCTACTTCAACCTTAAGGTACTCCTGGCCCTTAACAACGAAGGAAAACCTTCAGGAATATTAACTGAAACCGATTTCCTGGAAGAAAGTGAAGTGGTATCAGAACAAACTGTACACAACACTTCTGTGGGTACCGAAGGGGATAAATGGTCATGGGATAGTACAAACGTACTTTATGTTTTTAAAAACCATTTACAGTTCTCTGATAAGGAAGTACGGGACGTGGCTACCAGTGACCTGGCCATAGTTACCACGAAGACTCCAGTCAAGGATTGTGCCAACAAAATGAGGCAACGGAATATTGAACAGATGCCAGTTATTGATGTAGAAGGAGAACTGGTTGGACTAGTAAGAGCCGGTGACCTCATTAAATCAATTATTGATTAA